A genomic stretch from Candidatus Zymogenaceae bacterium includes:
- a CDS encoding acyl-CoA dehydrogenase, with translation MYFQLTDEQKMILDMTRKFAEEELKPIAEETDREHKFPTESVKKMAELGLMGVVFPEEYGGAGMDYVSYSLAIEEISRHCASTGVVMSAHTSLGTGPIYYFGTEEQKKKFLTPLARGEKIGCFGMTEANAGSDSAGTRTTAKLDGDHYIVNGTKNFITNGREADTAVVLVRTGEHKHKGLSMMIMEKSMEGYSVGKVEDKLGIVGSSTTELIFEDVKVPKGNLLGSEGEGFKIGMHTLDSGRIGIASQALGIARGSLEESIEFAKTREQFGQAIAEFQAIQWMIADMATRLDAARLLTWRAAMLKDKGDVRFSKEAAMAKLFASETAMWAATKAIQVHGGYGYTKEYPVERYFRDAKITEIYEGTSEIQRLVISSSLLRQK, from the coding sequence TTGTATTTTCAACTAACCGATGAACAAAAAATGATTCTCGACATGACCCGAAAGTTCGCCGAGGAGGAACTCAAACCGATTGCCGAGGAGACTGACCGGGAGCATAAGTTTCCCACCGAAAGCGTAAAAAAAATGGCGGAGCTGGGCCTGATGGGCGTGGTATTCCCGGAGGAATACGGCGGCGCCGGCATGGATTACGTTTCCTACTCCCTCGCCATCGAGGAGATATCCAGGCACTGCGCGTCCACCGGTGTGGTGATGAGCGCGCATACATCTCTGGGGACGGGGCCAATTTACTATTTCGGCACCGAGGAGCAGAAAAAGAAATTCCTCACCCCCCTCGCCCGGGGGGAGAAAATCGGCTGTTTCGGCATGACCGAAGCCAACGCCGGCAGCGATTCAGCCGGCACCCGCACCACCGCCAAGCTCGACGGAGATCACTACATCGTCAACGGCACCAAGAACTTCATAACCAACGGGCGTGAAGCGGATACCGCGGTGGTCTTGGTCAGGACCGGAGAACACAAGCACAAGGGCCTTTCCATGATGATCATGGAAAAAAGCATGGAAGGGTATTCCGTCGGGAAGGTGGAGGACAAGCTCGGCATCGTCGGCTCTTCCACCACGGAGCTCATCTTCGAGGACGTGAAGGTGCCTAAGGGAAACCTGTTGGGTAGCGAGGGAGAGGGATTCAAGATCGGCATGCACACTCTGGACAGCGGCCGTATCGGCATTGCTTCTCAGGCTCTGGGCATTGCCAGGGGGTCTTTGGAGGAGAGCATCGAGTTCGCCAAGACCCGTGAGCAGTTCGGTCAGGCCATCGCGGAATTCCAGGCCATCCAGTGGATGATCGCGGATATGGCGACCCGTCTTGACGCGGCCCGGCTCTTGACCTGGCGGGCTGCGATGCTCAAGGACAAGGGTGATGTGCGCTTCTCCAAGGAAGCGGCCATGGCAAAACTCTTCGCGTCGGAAACGGCCATGTGGGCCGCCACCAAGGCGATTCAGGTCCACGGAGGGTACGGCTACACCAAGGAATATCCGGTGGAGCGGTACTTCAGAGACGCGAAGATTACCGAGATCTACGAAGGAACATCGGAGATACAGCGCCTGGTTATTTCCAGCAGTCTCCTGAGACAGAAGTAG
- a CDS encoding enoyl-CoA hydratase/isomerase family protein → MEIKKVAVMGGGAMGGGIAYVLSSVGIETIIKDIDKKFIDKALENCKKIYSKRVEKGKMTQEKMDKGMGLISGTLKYKGFDDVDLVIEAVPEIMNIKQKVFADLEEVCPEHTIFATNTSSLDISKIARATKRPKKVVGLHFFNPANVMKLVEVIHYPGTDREVVDAMMDFSARIRKTPIEVGNCAGFAVNRVLIPYMSEAITALLDTPELTTQEIDKAAAEFGMPMGPFTLTDLVGLDVGTHAAGTLEDAYGKRCAVSPLMKAMVEKGLLGQKAQKGFYDYTKDGAPNSDDFLTLLKKERENTKPTGVPFDYLRLLLVQIREALMLVEEEFASPHDVDTGMVFGTGFPYKTAWGPLHYGEEVLGWDMVKKKFNEFAKTIDPVRFKAPKILDDLAKGKRRLLKRCHYKVDANGVAIMHIDNPPMNALARRTVLDIEEAFDQAFADKAVKVIVLTGAGSVFVAGADIKEIQFVESAKKGVELTRMGQKILNKIENSRKPVIAAINGYCLGGGLEIASACHIRYASSRAQIGVPEINLGIIPGFGGTQRVPRHVGKARGLELVLTGRFISADEAYEYGLVQKVSKPEETLSDAKALATLIASKGQVAVEAAMESITEGLKVPLDDGMLIESKCFGRLVTTEDKKEGIAAFIDKRAPNFKDR, encoded by the coding sequence ATGGAAATCAAAAAGGTAGCGGTGATGGGCGGCGGCGCCATGGGCGGCGGGATCGCCTATGTGCTGAGTTCTGTGGGTATTGAAACCATCATCAAAGACATCGACAAGAAATTCATCGATAAGGCCCTGGAAAACTGTAAGAAGATCTACTCCAAGCGGGTTGAAAAAGGCAAGATGACCCAGGAGAAGATGGACAAGGGCATGGGGCTGATCAGCGGCACCCTGAAATACAAAGGTTTTGACGACGTGGATCTGGTCATCGAAGCGGTGCCCGAGATAATGAACATCAAGCAGAAGGTTTTCGCAGATCTCGAAGAGGTGTGTCCCGAGCACACGATCTTCGCCACCAATACGTCGTCTCTGGATATCAGTAAGATCGCCAGGGCCACCAAACGGCCCAAAAAAGTTGTGGGGCTTCATTTCTTCAATCCCGCAAACGTCATGAAGCTGGTGGAGGTCATCCACTATCCCGGAACCGACCGGGAGGTGGTGGACGCTATGATGGACTTTTCCGCCAGAATCAGAAAGACACCCATTGAGGTGGGCAATTGTGCCGGATTCGCCGTCAACCGCGTGTTGATACCCTATATGAGCGAGGCGATAACGGCGCTCCTGGACACGCCGGAATTGACCACCCAGGAGATAGACAAGGCCGCGGCGGAGTTCGGAATGCCCATGGGGCCGTTTACCCTGACGGACCTGGTAGGTCTGGATGTGGGAACCCATGCCGCCGGCACCCTGGAGGATGCGTACGGCAAGCGATGCGCGGTGTCCCCGCTGATGAAGGCGATGGTGGAAAAGGGTCTTTTAGGCCAGAAGGCTCAAAAGGGTTTTTATGATTACACCAAGGACGGAGCTCCCAACAGCGACGATTTTCTGACGCTTTTAAAAAAGGAGCGGGAGAACACCAAACCGACGGGCGTTCCCTTTGACTACCTGAGGCTCTTGTTGGTTCAGATCCGCGAGGCGCTGATGCTCGTCGAGGAGGAATTCGCCTCTCCACACGATGTGGACACCGGTATGGTATTCGGCACGGGTTTTCCCTACAAGACCGCCTGGGGCCCCCTCCACTACGGCGAGGAGGTGCTGGGATGGGATATGGTCAAGAAGAAATTCAACGAATTCGCCAAGACCATCGACCCGGTACGATTCAAGGCGCCCAAGATTCTCGATGATCTAGCAAAAGGGAAAAGGCGTCTCCTCAAGCGATGTCACTACAAGGTCGACGCCAACGGCGTGGCGATAATGCATATTGATAATCCGCCCATGAACGCCCTGGCCAGAAGGACCGTCCTGGATATCGAAGAGGCTTTCGACCAGGCCTTTGCGGATAAAGCCGTCAAGGTCATCGTCCTGACCGGTGCGGGCAGTGTTTTTGTCGCCGGGGCGGACATCAAGGAGATCCAGTTCGTCGAAAGCGCCAAGAAGGGCGTTGAGTTGACCCGCATGGGCCAAAAGATTCTGAACAAGATAGAGAACTCCAGAAAGCCGGTCATCGCCGCCATCAACGGGTACTGCCTGGGCGGCGGGCTGGAGATCGCCTCGGCGTGTCACATCCGCTATGCCTCATCCAGGGCCCAGATCGGCGTGCCGGAAATCAACCTGGGCATCATCCCCGGATTCGGCGGTACCCAGAGGGTACCCCGGCACGTGGGCAAGGCGAGAGGCCTCGAGCTTGTCCTGACCGGACGCTTCATCTCGGCCGACGAGGCCTACGAGTACGGCCTCGTACAGAAGGTATCGAAGCCGGAGGAAACCCTATCCGACGCCAAGGCCCTGGCAACGCTCATCGCCAGCAAGGGACAGGTCGCCGTGGAGGCGGCCATGGAGTCGATTACCGAGGGGCTCAAGGTTCCCCTGGACGATGGAATGCTGATAGAGTCCAAGTGCTTCGGCCGCCTTGTTACCACCGAGGACAAGAAGGAGGGCATCGCCGCGTTTATCGATAAGCGGGCGCCCAACTTCAAGGACAGGTAA
- a CDS encoding TetR/AcrR family transcriptional regulator, with protein sequence MKTEDKHKKIIKAAIKVFAKNGFYNSRVSEIAKEAKVADGTVYLYFKNKDDILISLFEEEMDRIITNMKNEIEQQKTPVEKIKRFAVVHLNMVRENKNLAEVIQVELRQSSKFMREYRNRKFIEYLNIISSIVREGQEKGLFRREVMPGLAKRAFFGALDELSTMFLFHQKKKYEIDQAAQQVAIFFLNGIIIEDEAESRKAVG encoded by the coding sequence ATGAAGACTGAAGACAAACACAAGAAAATCATCAAGGCCGCCATCAAGGTCTTCGCAAAAAACGGTTTCTACAACTCCCGGGTTTCGGAAATTGCCAAGGAGGCGAAGGTAGCCGACGGTACCGTCTATCTCTATTTCAAGAACAAGGACGATATCCTCATCTCTCTGTTCGAGGAGGAAATGGACCGTATCATCACGAACATGAAGAATGAAATTGAACAACAAAAGACTCCCGTGGAAAAGATAAAACGCTTCGCCGTGGTACATCTGAACATGGTGCGGGAGAACAAGAACCTGGCGGAGGTTATCCAGGTGGAGCTGCGCCAGTCCTCGAAGTTCATGCGTGAGTACCGAAACCGGAAGTTCATCGAATATCTCAATATTATCTCCAGTATTGTTCGGGAGGGACAGGAGAAGGGCCTCTTTCGCCGGGAGGTTATGCCGGGATTGGCCAAGCGGGCTTTTTTCGGCGCCCTGGATGAGCTGTCGACCATGTTCCTGTTTCATCAAAAGAAAAAATATGAGATCGACCAGGCGGCGCAACAGGTGGCAATCTTCTTTCTCAACGGCATTATCATCGAGGACGAGGCTGAAAGCAGAAAAGCGGTCGGATAG
- a CDS encoding transglycosylase domain-containing protein encodes MKKFALIPVIISVLILCGVILYYTVVVIEAREYTRTVVADVLSDTDNAVSLDDLSDERLSMLLAVEDPAFFSHTGVDLKTPGAGLTTITQSLVKIFYFDAFTPGVKKIRQTLIARFALDPLVSKEDQLVLFINYIGLGKNTRGFREASEYYFNKTFTDLTDDEYLALVAMIIAPGTFNVADHPERNALRVSRIKAVIEGDYTPKGLCDLYYGPMEEDIIDQLPPMSYFEKYYE; translated from the coding sequence ATGAAAAAATTCGCACTGATACCCGTCATCATTTCCGTCTTAATTTTGTGTGGAGTGATTCTCTATTACACCGTGGTAGTGATCGAAGCCCGGGAATATACCCGAACGGTGGTTGCGGACGTCCTGTCGGATACCGATAATGCGGTATCCCTGGATGATCTGTCCGACGAGCGGCTTTCGATGCTGCTTGCCGTTGAGGACCCGGCGTTTTTTTCCCATACCGGCGTCGACCTGAAGACTCCGGGGGCGGGATTGACCACCATCACCCAGTCGCTGGTGAAGATATTCTATTTTGACGCGTTCACGCCCGGGGTAAAGAAAATCAGGCAGACCCTCATCGCCCGGTTCGCCCTGGATCCGCTGGTATCCAAGGAAGACCAGCTTGTCCTCTTCATCAATTATATCGGCCTGGGGAAGAACACACGCGGTTTCCGTGAGGCGTCCGAATATTACTTCAACAAGACCTTCACGGACCTGACCGACGACGAGTACCTTGCCCTGGTGGCGATGATCATTGCGCCGGGGACGTTCAATGTTGCAGACCATCCGGAAAGAAACGCCCTGAGGGTGTCCCGGATCAAGGCCGTAATCGAGGGTGACTATACCCCGAAGGGGCTGTGCGACCTCTATTATGGTCCCATGGAAGAGGATATCATCGACCAGCTCCCGCCCATGTCCTACTTCGAGAAATACTACGAGTGA
- a CDS encoding MarR family transcriptional regulator, whose product MKTRGVIDLIARIRDQAHTIIADELRSRGIDDVLPAHGRALAALYEADGPVPIKAVTESAGRVKSTITVMIRTLEKNGYVTRMSCPDDKRSVLVSLTEKGRRLFPAFQEISELLISTVYGEMPEEEREVLMNFLNHLDDNLNVYLSRTDR is encoded by the coding sequence ATGAAGACACGGGGCGTTATCGACCTGATTGCCAGGATACGGGACCAGGCGCACACCATTATCGCCGATGAGCTGAGGTCTCGAGGCATCGACGATGTCCTTCCGGCCCACGGGCGGGCGCTGGCGGCCCTGTATGAGGCGGACGGGCCTGTGCCCATCAAGGCCGTAACCGAGTCCGCGGGACGGGTCAAATCCACCATCACCGTCATGATCAGGACCCTGGAGAAGAACGGGTATGTGACCCGGATGTCCTGTCCCGACGATAAACGATCGGTGCTCGTCTCGCTGACGGAGAAGGGGAGAAGATTGTTCCCGGCGTTTCAGGAGATATCGGAGCTGCTCATCAGCACGGTATACGGGGAGATGCCCGAGGAGGAGCGGGAGGTCCTGATGAATTTTTTAAATCACCTTGACGACAACCTGAACGTATATCTTTCCCGCACCGATCGGTAA
- a CDS encoding cache domain-containing protein, which yields MIVLVGIVCAMVLSMTVAAQDVVTPEEVVLKVREAAAYLEETGEEGLAEFKDPEGPWAWENTYVFVYDCAEGVNVANIFPDVVGKSIEDILDDEGWPVGVELCKAGDEYPEGRWIEYMWREAGTGISKKKISYIYKKPGTKYTLGAGMYNPEGVTIEELNGKLGE from the coding sequence ATGATAGTATTAGTTGGGATTGTATGTGCGATGGTCTTATCCATGACCGTCGCGGCGCAGGACGTCGTGACTCCCGAGGAGGTGGTTTTGAAGGTGAGGGAGGCGGCGGCGTATCTGGAGGAGACCGGCGAAGAGGGGCTTGCCGAGTTTAAGGACCCGGAGGGTCCCTGGGCGTGGGAAAACACCTACGTCTTTGTGTATGACTGCGCCGAGGGCGTGAACGTCGCCAATATTTTCCCGGATGTGGTCGGAAAGTCGATCGAGGATATCCTCGACGATGAGGGATGGCCCGTGGGGGTGGAGCTGTGCAAGGCTGGAGACGAATACCCCGAGGGACGTTGGATTGAATATATGTGGCGTGAGGCGGGCACCGGCATCTCCAAGAAGAAGATTTCCTATATATATAAAAAGCCGGGAACGAAGTACACACTGGGCGCCGGTATGTACAATCCGGAAGGGGTGACGATCGAAGAATTGAATGGGAAGCTGGGCGAATAG
- a CDS encoding flavodoxin family protein, with amino-acid sequence MTSPKRKIIGVCGSPRTGSNSGVMLEAMLEGAREAGVETELILLSDLEFSSCIGCEGCRRAKTCVGLDDDMTRLYPSLIDARGLALASPTHNYNITALMKTFIDRLYCFYDFTDDHPRAYSSRLAGRGRVAAAAAVCEQTDSSDMGFTIEAMTRPLSALGYEIAGDVRAYGVFEAGGIKKQPDVLEQCRELGRRTAQMIISGG; translated from the coding sequence ATGACATCACCGAAACGAAAAATCATAGGCGTCTGCGGAAGCCCCCGAACGGGATCCAACAGCGGCGTCATGCTGGAGGCGATGCTTGAGGGCGCACGGGAGGCGGGCGTTGAGACGGAGCTGATACTCCTTTCCGATCTCGAGTTTTCCTCGTGCATCGGCTGTGAGGGGTGTCGAAGGGCGAAGACGTGCGTCGGCCTGGACGACGACATGACCCGACTCTACCCCTCCCTGATCGACGCCCGGGGCCTGGCGCTGGCCTCCCCCACCCACAACTACAACATCACCGCCCTGATGAAGACCTTCATCGATCGGCTCTACTGCTTTTACGACTTCACCGACGATCACCCCAGGGCGTACTCGAGCCGTCTTGCGGGCCGGGGCCGCGTCGCGGCGGCGGCCGCGGTCTGCGAGCAGACAGACTCATCGGACATGGGCTTTACCATCGAGGCCATGACCCGGCCGCTTTCGGCCCTGGGATACGAGATCGCGGGAGACGTCCGGGCCTACGGCGTGTTCGAGGCGGGTGGAATCAAAAAACAACCGGACGTACTGGAACAGTGCCGGGAGCTGGGACGAAGGACGGCACAGATGATTATCTCCGGGGGGTGA
- a CDS encoding aldo/keto reductase, giving the protein MNFTERRTLGRTGLQVSRLGLAGGYGISGKGVEKAYKEYGINYFYWSTPRRSGMGEGLRTLAKKHRDDIIIVLQSYDHFGLMTGRSVEKGLMNLGVDFADVLLLGWHNRYPMERLVDSALREKDAGRVRFIAMSGHNRKLFGRIARMSDSPIDIFMTRYNAAHRGAEEEIFPYLPKSNRPGVTIYTATRHGSLLKPKKMPPGDAPMSAADCYRFVLSHPDVDLCMTGPGSMAQLDEGARALKLGPLSDDEMARIRRIGDYVHG; this is encoded by the coding sequence GTGAACTTTACCGAAAGACGCACCCTGGGGAGGACCGGCCTTCAGGTGAGCAGGCTCGGCCTGGCCGGGGGGTACGGCATCTCCGGAAAAGGGGTGGAAAAGGCCTATAAAGAATATGGAATCAACTACTTCTACTGGAGCACGCCCCGAAGGTCGGGGATGGGAGAGGGTCTTCGAACTCTGGCGAAAAAACACCGGGATGACATCATCATTGTCCTGCAGAGTTATGACCACTTCGGCCTGATGACGGGGCGCTCGGTGGAGAAGGGGCTCATGAATCTGGGCGTCGATTTCGCCGACGTGCTCCTTCTGGGATGGCATAATCGATATCCAATGGAGCGACTTGTCGATTCAGCCTTGAGGGAGAAAGACGCGGGCCGCGTCCGGTTCATCGCCATGTCCGGCCACAACCGAAAACTCTTCGGACGGATCGCACGGATGAGTGACTCTCCCATCGACATCTTCATGACGCGCTACAACGCCGCCCATCGGGGTGCGGAGGAGGAGATATTCCCGTATCTTCCCAAAAGCAACCGCCCCGGCGTCACCATCTACACGGCCACCCGCCACGGCAGTCTCCTCAAGCCGAAGAAGATGCCGCCCGGGGATGCGCCGATGTCGGCGGCGGACTGCTACCGCTTCGTGCTCTCGCATCCGGATGTGGACCTCTGCATGACGGGGCCCGGGAGCATGGCCCAGCTGGACGAGGGCGCCCGGGCGCTGAAGCTGGGGCCGCTGTCGGATGACGAAATGGCGCGGATTCGCCGTATTGGGGATTATGTTCACGGGTAG
- a CDS encoding cysteine hydrolase translates to MAELTMVDVVAASYELSPDGLEHLPAPTKKNTALLLVDIQGLATPDYLAKKAVAKGLPEDQVTAALADYRERFDAALANCARVLSAARKNNILPIHVKIETRAIDARDAGLGHKLLDWRVVPGSDGARFLDECAPKPGEMVITKTASSAFIGTGLHQTLSNMGIRVLYVAGFVADECVETTVRVGIDLGYFTNLISDATTTYYEKNHRHVVDKFTEWGITITAQQVSEIFESLT, encoded by the coding sequence ATGGCGGAATTGACCATGGTGGACGTGGTGGCCGCGTCCTACGAGCTCTCTCCGGATGGACTTGAGCATCTCCCGGCGCCGACGAAGAAAAACACGGCGCTTCTCCTTGTCGACATCCAGGGTCTGGCGACCCCGGATTATCTGGCGAAAAAGGCCGTGGCCAAGGGCCTCCCCGAAGACCAGGTGACGGCCGCCCTGGCCGACTACCGGGAGCGTTTCGACGCGGCCCTGGCCAACTGCGCCCGGGTTTTATCCGCCGCCAGAAAAAACAACATTCTCCCCATCCACGTCAAGATCGAAACCCGCGCAATCGACGCCCGGGACGCCGGCCTGGGGCATAAACTCTTGGATTGGCGTGTCGTGCCGGGAAGCGACGGGGCGCGGTTCCTTGACGAGTGCGCCCCCAAGCCGGGGGAGATGGTCATCACAAAGACCGCCAGCTCCGCGTTCATCGGTACGGGACTTCATCAGACCCTTTCAAACATGGGAATACGGGTTTTGTATGTCGCCGGGTTCGTGGCCGATGAGTGTGTGGAGACGACGGTTCGGGTCGGCATCGATCTCGGGTATTTTACCAACCTGATCTCCGACGCCACCACCACATACTATGAAAAGAACCACCGGCATGTGGTGGACAAATTCACCGAATGGGGCATTACGATAACGGCCCAGCAGGTCTCGGAGATTTTTGAATCCCTCACATAA